The proteins below come from a single Leptidea sinapis chromosome Z, ilLepSina1.1, whole genome shotgun sequence genomic window:
- the LOC126978853 gene encoding dnaJ homolog subfamily C member 22: MSAKLPNSLTGRKSVFWAYVFWLLGGLFGLHHFYLRRDKHAFVWWSTLGGFGIGWLGEVFRIPRYVREANEDPEYIQDLVNRMRQNKKPPFSMNRFTGMLMVGYSWAQLMMLAVPTDEFWGLNLRYLNYLIPLAAALGVWTVGNIGREQGSFKWPLLAAYATYPVRYYIYDETVWCTLMVLSSALVFDSFAKEWRRTAQTKKHVAKRVAVLGMCVCLYLSLWCGYLYFHGTITDSEGDEIPIYEALHHFFTSPWWLDVKQCLLDTYQYAQHHGWYEVWKQIIDLSDPHGEQNAYKVLGLGPDATQQEITSTWRRLSRQNHPDKVKEQHLRREAQEKFMEIQQAYEILSNSKHRRNRRNKKDNSEPTSGTRR; the protein is encoded by the exons atgtctgCAAAATTACCGAATTCTCTTACTGGTCGTAAGTCAGTATTTTGGGCTTATGTATTTTGGTTACTTGGTGGCCTGTTTGGGCTGCATCATTTTTATTTACGTCGAGATAAACACGCATTCGTATGGTGGTCTACACTTGGAGGATTTGGTATTGGGTGGTTGGGTGAAGTTTTTCGTATACCACGGTATGTTAGAGAAGCTAATGAAGATCCAGAATATATTCAAGATTTGGTAAACAGAATGCGTCAAAATAAAAAG CCTCCTTTTAGTATGAATCGCTTCACTGGAATGTTGATGGTTGGTTATTCTTGGGCCCAACTGATGATGTTAGCTGTACCAACTGATGAGTTTTGGGGCTTGAACTTGCGATATCTAAATTATCTAATACCACTTGCCGCTGCTCTTG GTGTATGGACAGTTGGTAATATAGGAAGAGAACAAGGCAGTTTTAAATGGCCATTGCTCGCCGCATATGCCACATATCCTGTTCGTTACTATATATATGATGAAACAGTGTGGTGTACACTCATGGTTCTGTCTTCTGCTCTTGTGTTTGACTCATTTGCTAAAGAATGGCGCCGGACTGCTCAAACAAAGAAGCATGTTGCAAA GCGAGTAGCAGTGTTGGGTATGTGTGTGTGCCTGTATTTGTCATTATGGTGTGGCTACCTGTACTTCCATGGTACCATAACAGACAGTGAAGGTGACGAAATACCAATCTATGAAGCACTACATCACTTTTTCACAAGTCCTTG GTGGTTGGATGTAAAGCAATGCTTGTTGGATACTTATCAGTATGCTCAGCATCATGGTTGGTATGAAGTTTGGAAGCAAATCATAGACCTATCAGATCCTCATGGCGAACAGAATGCTTATAAG GTGCTTGGTTTGGGTCCGGATGCAACTCAACAGGAGATCACATCAACGTGGAGACGCTTATCTCGGCAGAATCATCCAGATAAAGTGAAAGAGCAACATTTACGCCGTGAAGCTCAAGAAAAATTCATGGAAATACAACAAGCGTACGAAATATTATCGAATAGCAAACATAGACGAAACAGGcgtaataaaaaagataattcTGAACCGACATCTGGTACAAGACGATAA
- the LOC126978837 gene encoding epidermal growth factor receptor isoform X1: MFGARALLWCLCFVVAGAVVSVAGARGHRLHHIVPARHKHSEFVKGKICIGTNGRMSVPSNRDTHYRNLRDRFTNCTYVDGNLELTWLQNETMDLSFLQHIREVTGYVLIAYVQVTHIVLPQLQIIRGRTLFKLKVREEEFALLVTMSSAFTLELPALRDVLRGSVGIYNNYNLCHVKTINWDEIITGVNATYVFVYSFKVPERECPPCHLSCEAGCWGDGPHNCQKFSKTNCSPQCAQGRCFGPNPRDCCNTFCAGGCTGPLPSQCLACRNFYDEGTCSQECPPMQKYNPTTYSWEPNPNGKYAYGATCVRNCPEHLLKDNGACVRSCPQNKTPVNGECIPCNVACPKTCRAERPIHSGNIESFKDCTIIDGSIEILEMTFTGFQHINPDYSFGERYAKMEPDALEIFSTVREVTGYLNVQGQHPNFTSLSYFRNLEVIGGRQVVENLFASLYIVKTSLKSLGLRSLKRVNSGAIAIMENRNLCFADKIAWNKLSKSKDHKQIIQKNGDLRSCEKSNLVCDPQCSSDGCWGPGPDLCLSCENYKFEDKCIQNCSVHTGLYKSGTKICRQCHAECLDGCSGPSRANCTRCKHVRDGPYCVAECPDSRYLSANGTCQPCHRNCLNGCTGPENTVGSGGCNSCKKAIISVEATVESCLEENEPCPDGYYNEWVGNVKPLEGKVKVVCRKCHPLCKKCTGFGIHEQVCQVCNGFKRGDQCEDECPADHFTDELSRICTPCHHECRGCTGLLPTDCIKCQNLKIFLTDSHTGPFNCTNSCPEDIPHKIYFDELLQNPIAEPYCSALANGPPAMSTAKIPTVLVITLVLAFMLLVILGIIGYTFRQKAKAKKEAVKMTKVLTGCEDNEPLRPTNVKPNLAKLRIVKEAELRRGGMLGFGAFGKVYKGVWVPEGENMKIPVAIKVLKEGTGANTSKEFLEEAYIMASVEHPNLLQLLAVCMTNQMMLITQLMPLGCLLDYVRTHKEKIGSKAFLNWCTQIARGMAYLEEKRLVHRDLAARNVLVQTPNCVKITDFGLAKLLDINEDEYKAAGGKMPIKWLALECVQHRIFTHKSDVWAFGVTIWEILSYGARPYANISARNVPELIENGLKLPQPAICTLDIYCMMVSCWMLDADSRPTFKQLADTFADMARDPGRYLVIPGDKFMRLPSYSTQDEKELMTNLSTAIEGPEPLVEAEEYLQPKFKTLPSTATTVGIETHTGSLKPGASSSWANTVTSPDSEAAEGTSKPETWDQDLLRYNNSNNSDGSELRHYYNNGVFASESSSSRYCSDPMKSKPDDENNFDTMSKTKEAQVGNLKLNLPLDEDDYLMPSPQHTQNASSYMDLIGEGGEGGDVKNLCYSNFVASKRCVDNPEYLMSDQNVPPQTIGIPTDPVAMESLSTSEGSGNDSTTQEPTASKYLPQRSVEEESMSDHEYYNDLQRELQPLRRNETTV; this comes from the exons ATGTTCGGTGCGCGTGCCTTGTTGTGGTGTTTGTGCTTCGTCGTAGCTGGGGCTGTTGTTAGCGTGGCTGGAGCCCGCGGTCACAGGCTCCATCACATTGTGCCTGCCCGACACAAACACTCAGAATTCGTGAAAGGAAAGA TATGCATTGGAACCAATGGACGAATGTCAGTGCCATCGAATCGAGATACACATTACAGAAACCTACGAGATAGATTCACGAACTGCACCTACGTCGATGGTAATCTTGAGCTGACGTGGCTACAAAATGAAACTATGGATTTATCGTTCCTTCAGCATATCAGAGAAGTTACTGGATATGTTCTTATTGCCTACGTACAGGTAACACACATTGTTCTTCCTCAGTTGCAAATAATCAGAGGAAGGACCTTGTTCAAACTAAAAGTCAGAGAGGAAGAATTCGCTCTTTTAGTAACTATGTCTTCAGCATTCACGCTAGAACTACCTGCGTTACGAGATGTTCTACGAGGAAGTGTAGGCATTTACAACAACTATAATTTATGCcatgttaaaacaataaattgggATGAAATAATAACAGGAGTGAACGCAACATATGTATTTGTTTACTCATTTAAAGTGCCTGAAAGGGAATGTCCTCCTTGCCATTTAAGTTGTGAAGCAGGATGTTGGGGAGATGGACCTCATAACTGTCAAAAGTTTTCCAAAACGAATTGCAGTCCTCAATGTGCCCAAGGGCGATGTTTTGGGCCTAATCCACGTGATTGTTGTAATACATTTTGTGCTGGAGGGTGTACCGGGCCGCTACCCAGTCAATGTTTAGCTTGTCGGAATTTTTATGATGAAGGGACATGTTCCCAAGAATGTCCTCCAATGCAAAAATACAATCCAACAACTTATTCTTGGGAACCTAATCCTAACGGAAAATATGCATATGGCGCTACGTGCGTTAGAAATTGTCCAGAACATCTTTTGAAAGATAATGGAGCATGTGTACGAAGCTGTCCCCAGAATAAAACACCTGTAAATGGTGAATGTATTCCTTGTAATGTTGCATGTCCAAAGACATGTAGAGCGGAAAGACCAATACACTCTGGTAACATTGAAAGCTTCAAAGATTGCACTATAATAGATGGATCAATAGAAATCCTTGAAATGACCTTTACTGGTTTTCAACATATCAACCCAGATTATTCTTTTGGAGAACGCTATGCGAAAATGGAACCAGATGCCCTAGAAATTTTCAGTACAGTACGTGAAGTAACTGGTTATCTGAATGTCCAAGGGCAACATCCGAATTTCACAAGTCTTTCATACTTCCGAAACCTTGAGGTAATAGGAGGTCGTCAAGTTGTGGAAAATCTCTTCGCATCTCTTTATATTGTCAAGACATCCTTGAAATCACTGGGCTTAAGGTCCCTAAAAAGAGTAAATTCTGGAGCAATTGCTATTATGGAAAATAGAAATCTCTGCTTCGCCGATAAAATAGCATGGAACAAACTCAGTAAATCAAAAGATCACAAACAAATAATCCAGAAAAATGGTGATCTACGCAGCTGTG AAAAAAGTAATTTGGTGTGTGATCCCCAATGTTCATCGGACGGTTGTTGGGGTCCAGGACCTGATCTGTGTCTTTCCTGTGAAAATTACAAATTTGAAGATAAATGTATTCAAAATTGCAGCGTTCATACTGG ACTTTATAAATCTGGAACCAAAATATGCAGACAATGTCATGCGGAATGCTTAGATGGATGCAGTGGACCAAGTCGAGCGAATTGTACACGTTGCAAGCACGTGCGAGATGGACCTTACTGCGTAGCAGAATGTCCAGATTCCAGATACCTTTCTGCAAATGGAACTTGTCAACCATGTCACAGAAATTGCTTAAATGGTTGTACAGGACCCGAAAATACTGTTGGGAGTGGTGGATGTAATTCATGTAAGAAAGCAATCATTAGTGTCGAAGCCACTGTTGAAAGTTGCTTAGAAGAAAACGAGCCATGTCCTGATGGATATTATAATGAATGGGTAGGGAACGTTAAGCCATTGGAAGGGAAAGTTAAAGTTGTGTGCAGGAAATGTCACCCATTATGTAAAAAATGCACTGGTTTTGGAATACATGAGCAAGTTTGTCAAGTATGTAATGGGTTTAAACGCGGTGACCAATGTGAAGATGAGTGCCCTGCTGATCATTTCACTGATGAATTAAGCAGGATCTGTACGCCTTGCCATCATGAATGTCGTGGCTGCACAGGACTCTTGCCCACAGATTGCATAAAATGTCAAAATCTGAAGATTTTTTTAACTGATTCACATACTGGACCATTCAATTGTACTAACTCTTGTCCAGAAGATATACcgcacaaaatatattttgatgaacTCCTACAAAATCCCATTGCCGAACCATATTGTTCGGCTTTGGCTAATGGCCCACCTGCAATGTCGACTGCGAAAATACCAACCGTACTTGTTATCACATTAGTACTGGCATTTATGCTACTTGTTATTCTTGGTATTATCGGTTACACATTTAGACAAAAAGCCAAAGCTAAGAAAGAAGCTGTTAAAATGACAAAAGTTTTAACAGGATGTGAAGATAATGAACCATTGCGGCCTACAAATGTAAAACCTAACTTAGCCAAACTTCGAATTGTTAAGGAAGCGGAACTCCGAAGGGGAGGAATGCTTGGTTTTGGAGCATTTGGAAAAGTATATAAAGGTGTATGGGTACCTGAGggtgaaaatatgaaaattcctGTTGCAATCAAAGTTTTAAAGGAAGGAACAGGAGCAAATACAAGCAAAGAATTTTTAGAAGAAGCCTATATAATGGCTAGTGTTGAGCATCCGAACCTATTGCAGCTCCTAGCAGTTTGTATGACGAATCAAATGATGCTTATTACTCAATTAATGCCATTAGGTTGCCTACTCGATTATGTCAGGACCCATAAAGAGAAAATTGGATCAAAGGCATTCCTTAATTGGTGCACACAAATAGCAAGAGGTATGGCTTACCTGGAAGAAAAAAGATTGGTCCACAGAGATTTAGCTGCACGGAATGTTTTAGTTCAAACACCGAATTGCGTCAAAATAACAGACTTTGGCTTAGCTAAGCTGTTAGATATCAATGAAGATGAATACAAGGCTGCTGGAGGCAAAATGCCAATAAAGTGGTTAGCATTAGAATGTGTACAGCATAGAATATTTACACACAAAAGTGATGTGTGGGCATTTGGAGTAACTATATGGGAAATTCTGAGCTATGGTGCAAGGCCTTATGCAAATATTTCAGCCCGAAATGTTCCTGAACTAATTGAAAATGGTTTGAAACTTCCACAACCTGCTATATGTACCCTTGATATTTATTGCATGATGGTATCTTGTTGGATGTTAGATGCTGACAGCAGACCGACTTTCAAGCAATTAGCAGATACTTTTGCTGATATGGCACGAGACCCAGGTCGATATCTTGTTATTCCAGGAGACAAATTTATGCGACTTCCTTCCTATTCTACTCag GATGAAAAGGAACTTATGACAAACTTGTCAACGGCAATTGAGGGCCCGGAGCCACTCGTCGAAGCAGAAGAATATCTACaaccaaaattcaaaacattACCAAGTACTGCAACAACAGTGGGAATTGAAACTCATACTGGATCACTAAAACCAGGTGCTTCATCGTCATGGGCAAATACTGTTACTAGTCCAGACAGTGAAGCAGCAGAGGGGACAAGTAAACCAGAAACGTGGGATCAAGATTTGTTACGGTATAACAACTCAAATAATTCTGACGGGTCAGAATTAcgacattattataataatgggGTGTTTGCGTCAGAAAGCTCAAGCTCCAGGTATTGTAGTGATCCTATGAAATCAAAACCTGATgacgaaaataattttgataccaTGTCAAAAACAAAAGAGGCACAAGTAGGAAATCTTAAGTTGAATCTTCCTTTAGACGAGGATGATTATTTGATGCCATCGCCACAACATACACAAAATGCTTCATCATATATGGATTTAATAGGCGAAGGTGGTGAAGGAGGAGACGTAAAAAATTTGTGTTATAGCAATTTTGTTGCATCTAAAAGATGTGTGGATAATCCAGAGTACTTAATGTCTGATCAAAATGTGCCCCCCCAGACTATTGGGATACCAACCGATCCAGTGGCGATGGAATCTTTATCTACCAGCGAAGGTAGCGGCAACGACTCAACTACACAAGAACCAACTGCAAGTaaatatcttccccaaagatctgTTGAAGAAGAATCTATGTCTGATCACGAATATTACAATGACCTGCAACGGGAATTGCAGCCACTGCGACGAAACGAGACGACTGTTTAG
- the LOC126978837 gene encoding epidermal growth factor receptor isoform X2, translating into MFRVILLVLLAADSCRAEFHEKVCIGTNGRMSVPSNRDTHYRNLRDRFTNCTYVDGNLELTWLQNETMDLSFLQHIREVTGYVLIAYVQVTHIVLPQLQIIRGRTLFKLKVREEEFALLVTMSSAFTLELPALRDVLRGSVGIYNNYNLCHVKTINWDEIITGVNATYVFVYSFKVPERECPPCHLSCEAGCWGDGPHNCQKFSKTNCSPQCAQGRCFGPNPRDCCNTFCAGGCTGPLPSQCLACRNFYDEGTCSQECPPMQKYNPTTYSWEPNPNGKYAYGATCVRNCPEHLLKDNGACVRSCPQNKTPVNGECIPCNVACPKTCRAERPIHSGNIESFKDCTIIDGSIEILEMTFTGFQHINPDYSFGERYAKMEPDALEIFSTVREVTGYLNVQGQHPNFTSLSYFRNLEVIGGRQVVENLFASLYIVKTSLKSLGLRSLKRVNSGAIAIMENRNLCFADKIAWNKLSKSKDHKQIIQKNGDLRSCEKSNLVCDPQCSSDGCWGPGPDLCLSCENYKFEDKCIQNCSVHTGLYKSGTKICRQCHAECLDGCSGPSRANCTRCKHVRDGPYCVAECPDSRYLSANGTCQPCHRNCLNGCTGPENTVGSGGCNSCKKAIISVEATVESCLEENEPCPDGYYNEWVGNVKPLEGKVKVVCRKCHPLCKKCTGFGIHEQVCQVCNGFKRGDQCEDECPADHFTDELSRICTPCHHECRGCTGLLPTDCIKCQNLKIFLTDSHTGPFNCTNSCPEDIPHKIYFDELLQNPIAEPYCSALANGPPAMSTAKIPTVLVITLVLAFMLLVILGIIGYTFRQKAKAKKEAVKMTKVLTGCEDNEPLRPTNVKPNLAKLRIVKEAELRRGGMLGFGAFGKVYKGVWVPEGENMKIPVAIKVLKEGTGANTSKEFLEEAYIMASVEHPNLLQLLAVCMTNQMMLITQLMPLGCLLDYVRTHKEKIGSKAFLNWCTQIARGMAYLEEKRLVHRDLAARNVLVQTPNCVKITDFGLAKLLDINEDEYKAAGGKMPIKWLALECVQHRIFTHKSDVWAFGVTIWEILSYGARPYANISARNVPELIENGLKLPQPAICTLDIYCMMVSCWMLDADSRPTFKQLADTFADMARDPGRYLVIPGDKFMRLPSYSTQDEKELMTNLSTAIEGPEPLVEAEEYLQPKFKTLPSTATTVGIETHTGSLKPGASSSWANTVTSPDSEAAEGTSKPETWDQDLLRYNNSNNSDGSELRHYYNNGVFASESSSSRYCSDPMKSKPDDENNFDTMSKTKEAQVGNLKLNLPLDEDDYLMPSPQHTQNASSYMDLIGEGGEGGDVKNLCYSNFVASKRCVDNPEYLMSDQNVPPQTIGIPTDPVAMESLSTSEGSGNDSTTQEPTASKYLPQRSVEEESMSDHEYYNDLQRELQPLRRNETTV; encoded by the exons TATGCATTGGAACCAATGGACGAATGTCAGTGCCATCGAATCGAGATACACATTACAGAAACCTACGAGATAGATTCACGAACTGCACCTACGTCGATGGTAATCTTGAGCTGACGTGGCTACAAAATGAAACTATGGATTTATCGTTCCTTCAGCATATCAGAGAAGTTACTGGATATGTTCTTATTGCCTACGTACAGGTAACACACATTGTTCTTCCTCAGTTGCAAATAATCAGAGGAAGGACCTTGTTCAAACTAAAAGTCAGAGAGGAAGAATTCGCTCTTTTAGTAACTATGTCTTCAGCATTCACGCTAGAACTACCTGCGTTACGAGATGTTCTACGAGGAAGTGTAGGCATTTACAACAACTATAATTTATGCcatgttaaaacaataaattgggATGAAATAATAACAGGAGTGAACGCAACATATGTATTTGTTTACTCATTTAAAGTGCCTGAAAGGGAATGTCCTCCTTGCCATTTAAGTTGTGAAGCAGGATGTTGGGGAGATGGACCTCATAACTGTCAAAAGTTTTCCAAAACGAATTGCAGTCCTCAATGTGCCCAAGGGCGATGTTTTGGGCCTAATCCACGTGATTGTTGTAATACATTTTGTGCTGGAGGGTGTACCGGGCCGCTACCCAGTCAATGTTTAGCTTGTCGGAATTTTTATGATGAAGGGACATGTTCCCAAGAATGTCCTCCAATGCAAAAATACAATCCAACAACTTATTCTTGGGAACCTAATCCTAACGGAAAATATGCATATGGCGCTACGTGCGTTAGAAATTGTCCAGAACATCTTTTGAAAGATAATGGAGCATGTGTACGAAGCTGTCCCCAGAATAAAACACCTGTAAATGGTGAATGTATTCCTTGTAATGTTGCATGTCCAAAGACATGTAGAGCGGAAAGACCAATACACTCTGGTAACATTGAAAGCTTCAAAGATTGCACTATAATAGATGGATCAATAGAAATCCTTGAAATGACCTTTACTGGTTTTCAACATATCAACCCAGATTATTCTTTTGGAGAACGCTATGCGAAAATGGAACCAGATGCCCTAGAAATTTTCAGTACAGTACGTGAAGTAACTGGTTATCTGAATGTCCAAGGGCAACATCCGAATTTCACAAGTCTTTCATACTTCCGAAACCTTGAGGTAATAGGAGGTCGTCAAGTTGTGGAAAATCTCTTCGCATCTCTTTATATTGTCAAGACATCCTTGAAATCACTGGGCTTAAGGTCCCTAAAAAGAGTAAATTCTGGAGCAATTGCTATTATGGAAAATAGAAATCTCTGCTTCGCCGATAAAATAGCATGGAACAAACTCAGTAAATCAAAAGATCACAAACAAATAATCCAGAAAAATGGTGATCTACGCAGCTGTG AAAAAAGTAATTTGGTGTGTGATCCCCAATGTTCATCGGACGGTTGTTGGGGTCCAGGACCTGATCTGTGTCTTTCCTGTGAAAATTACAAATTTGAAGATAAATGTATTCAAAATTGCAGCGTTCATACTGG ACTTTATAAATCTGGAACCAAAATATGCAGACAATGTCATGCGGAATGCTTAGATGGATGCAGTGGACCAAGTCGAGCGAATTGTACACGTTGCAAGCACGTGCGAGATGGACCTTACTGCGTAGCAGAATGTCCAGATTCCAGATACCTTTCTGCAAATGGAACTTGTCAACCATGTCACAGAAATTGCTTAAATGGTTGTACAGGACCCGAAAATACTGTTGGGAGTGGTGGATGTAATTCATGTAAGAAAGCAATCATTAGTGTCGAAGCCACTGTTGAAAGTTGCTTAGAAGAAAACGAGCCATGTCCTGATGGATATTATAATGAATGGGTAGGGAACGTTAAGCCATTGGAAGGGAAAGTTAAAGTTGTGTGCAGGAAATGTCACCCATTATGTAAAAAATGCACTGGTTTTGGAATACATGAGCAAGTTTGTCAAGTATGTAATGGGTTTAAACGCGGTGACCAATGTGAAGATGAGTGCCCTGCTGATCATTTCACTGATGAATTAAGCAGGATCTGTACGCCTTGCCATCATGAATGTCGTGGCTGCACAGGACTCTTGCCCACAGATTGCATAAAATGTCAAAATCTGAAGATTTTTTTAACTGATTCACATACTGGACCATTCAATTGTACTAACTCTTGTCCAGAAGATATACcgcacaaaatatattttgatgaacTCCTACAAAATCCCATTGCCGAACCATATTGTTCGGCTTTGGCTAATGGCCCACCTGCAATGTCGACTGCGAAAATACCAACCGTACTTGTTATCACATTAGTACTGGCATTTATGCTACTTGTTATTCTTGGTATTATCGGTTACACATTTAGACAAAAAGCCAAAGCTAAGAAAGAAGCTGTTAAAATGACAAAAGTTTTAACAGGATGTGAAGATAATGAACCATTGCGGCCTACAAATGTAAAACCTAACTTAGCCAAACTTCGAATTGTTAAGGAAGCGGAACTCCGAAGGGGAGGAATGCTTGGTTTTGGAGCATTTGGAAAAGTATATAAAGGTGTATGGGTACCTGAGggtgaaaatatgaaaattcctGTTGCAATCAAAGTTTTAAAGGAAGGAACAGGAGCAAATACAAGCAAAGAATTTTTAGAAGAAGCCTATATAATGGCTAGTGTTGAGCATCCGAACCTATTGCAGCTCCTAGCAGTTTGTATGACGAATCAAATGATGCTTATTACTCAATTAATGCCATTAGGTTGCCTACTCGATTATGTCAGGACCCATAAAGAGAAAATTGGATCAAAGGCATTCCTTAATTGGTGCACACAAATAGCAAGAGGTATGGCTTACCTGGAAGAAAAAAGATTGGTCCACAGAGATTTAGCTGCACGGAATGTTTTAGTTCAAACACCGAATTGCGTCAAAATAACAGACTTTGGCTTAGCTAAGCTGTTAGATATCAATGAAGATGAATACAAGGCTGCTGGAGGCAAAATGCCAATAAAGTGGTTAGCATTAGAATGTGTACAGCATAGAATATTTACACACAAAAGTGATGTGTGGGCATTTGGAGTAACTATATGGGAAATTCTGAGCTATGGTGCAAGGCCTTATGCAAATATTTCAGCCCGAAATGTTCCTGAACTAATTGAAAATGGTTTGAAACTTCCACAACCTGCTATATGTACCCTTGATATTTATTGCATGATGGTATCTTGTTGGATGTTAGATGCTGACAGCAGACCGACTTTCAAGCAATTAGCAGATACTTTTGCTGATATGGCACGAGACCCAGGTCGATATCTTGTTATTCCAGGAGACAAATTTATGCGACTTCCTTCCTATTCTACTCag GATGAAAAGGAACTTATGACAAACTTGTCAACGGCAATTGAGGGCCCGGAGCCACTCGTCGAAGCAGAAGAATATCTACaaccaaaattcaaaacattACCAAGTACTGCAACAACAGTGGGAATTGAAACTCATACTGGATCACTAAAACCAGGTGCTTCATCGTCATGGGCAAATACTGTTACTAGTCCAGACAGTGAAGCAGCAGAGGGGACAAGTAAACCAGAAACGTGGGATCAAGATTTGTTACGGTATAACAACTCAAATAATTCTGACGGGTCAGAATTAcgacattattataataatgggGTGTTTGCGTCAGAAAGCTCAAGCTCCAGGTATTGTAGTGATCCTATGAAATCAAAACCTGATgacgaaaataattttgataccaTGTCAAAAACAAAAGAGGCACAAGTAGGAAATCTTAAGTTGAATCTTCCTTTAGACGAGGATGATTATTTGATGCCATCGCCACAACATACACAAAATGCTTCATCATATATGGATTTAATAGGCGAAGGTGGTGAAGGAGGAGACGTAAAAAATTTGTGTTATAGCAATTTTGTTGCATCTAAAAGATGTGTGGATAATCCAGAGTACTTAATGTCTGATCAAAATGTGCCCCCCCAGACTATTGGGATACCAACCGATCCAGTGGCGATGGAATCTTTATCTACCAGCGAAGGTAGCGGCAACGACTCAACTACACAAGAACCAACTGCAAGTaaatatcttccccaaagatctgTTGAAGAAGAATCTATGTCTGATCACGAATATTACAATGACCTGCAACGGGAATTGCAGCCACTGCGACGAAACGAGACGACTGTTTAG